A stretch of DNA from Lysinibacillus sp. B2A1:
AATGATATTTGAGTTGTCATTATATCTGTAGCACTTTCCGTTTTCATGTTAACATGTCACCTCTTGTATGTTAGTGTGAAAATTACTTTACATTAACCAAAAGTTTCGGTAATGCACCCAGTAATTTCTCTCTTGTAAAGGCATCGCTGTAATTCCATTTTGTTGCGTCAATTAAATAAGCGTGGTTATTTTGTACAGCAGAGAGTTCCTTCCAACTATCACTATTGAGCAACTCCATAGTAGCTTTTTGCGATTCAGGCTTGTCAGATAATAACATAAAGATTCGATCACCAGCGTACTGAGGGAAGTGATCAATTGGTATTTCCTTATAGCCCTTTCCTGCTTGTAGTAATTTATTTACTTGTCTATGAGGCTGGAATCCATATGGATGAAAAAGCGCAGGGGAAAGACCTGTACATCCCATGACAAAAAGTCGCTTACCATGATCAAAAGTAAAAACAGTAGCCGTTTCACCAGGCTTTACGACTGTTTGCAGCTGCTGCCACATTGAATTTTCTTGTATTCTAAACCGTGCTAGCCAATTTTCTGCTCGTTGTTGTTGACCAAGCCACTCCCCTAGTAGAAGAATGCGTTCATCCAAGGAATCCCAAGAATTTAGTGTAATGGTTGGAGCAATAGATGATAATGCCTGATATTGTTGCTCGTCATTATTTGTAAAGATAATTAAATCTGGATTCAGCTTCGAAGATTTTTCAACGTTAATTGGAAATGCCACATCTTGCACATAGGGAACATGGTTTTTATAAAATGATTTACTAATAGATTTTTTGTCACCGCCTATTGGCTGTACATTAAAAATCAACATATCCCCAAATGTTTCTCCATGATAAATAATTCGATGAGGTGAGGCAGGAATCTCTACTTCATGCCCTGTCCAATCTTTAACAATAGTCCTTTGCTTATATTGACGAGCAAACTGCTTTGGCGGAATGCCAACGACCTGTCGAAAGCGACGATTAAAATAATATTCATCATCAAATCCCACCTGCTGGGCAATATCTTTTAAAGGTTCATTTGTTTGTAGCAGTAATTCCTTTGCATTTTTTAGGCGTAAATCTGTTATATAATCCAATGGCTTTTTCCCTGTTAAGGTTTGGAAGATTGCACTATACTGCCATTGAGCTATATGGGCTAATTCAGCGAGTTTTTTAACTGGTAAAGACTGCTGATAATACTTATGTATATAGTCAATTGTTTGTTCGACAGCCTTTGTAATATTTACTTGGTAATCCATATGAAGCTGATGTTCAAATAATAAATGTAATAATTCATACAAGACTACTTGTTGCTTAAGATAATCCGAATGAGGCTTCATAGTATACAAATCTTCTGTTAGGCGAGTAAAGCGGGTAGTAGGGTATAACGTATATTCCACTTGCTCAGAAAAAATAGGTCCTACATATGGAGAAGGCCCTTTTATTAGCTGAAAAGCTGAAAAGGAAATTTTATAGAAACGGAAACCATTAGTTATATCCGAAAAATCAATTATTGAATGAGGTTGTACAAGAAAAATCTTACCTTTAGTCACAAGATAGGGAATTTCATCAATCGTTAACGTTCCATTACCATCCGTAAAATGGATTATAGTATGATGAGTGGTTGAAATAAACTGATAGCTCTGTGAAATACAGTCAATAGTTTCTAAATGAAAAAGTAAGTCTTTGGTAAAAGAAGTTGAATTTTTGTCTTCCATTAGTTGACTTCCTTTCTAAATGAAAATCATTATCAATTAACTGTATTGTATAAAAAGTAAAGAGACATTTCAACAAAGATGAAATGTCTCTTACTATTTATTTCTTTAGCATATTTGGTAGTTCAGTTAGTAGCCATTCTCTAGTTGAAGCATCGCTATCGGCTTTTCGAATGTCAATTGTGTAAACATGTCCATTTTTTACAGCAGGGAGGCCCTTCCAAATTGGACTTTCCATCATTTCTTTTGTAGATTGTTTCGCTTCATCAGGTACTGGCGTAAGGATGAAAATTCGATCTCCTGCATACTCAGGAAGAAGCTCTGTGGAGATTTCAGCAAATCCAGTTTCTTCATCAAGAATTTGTTGTATTTTTTCACCTGGCTTTAAGACATTGGAGTCGTAAAGAACCTGTGAAAGCCCTGCTCGTGC
This window harbors:
- a CDS encoding Fe3+-hydroxamate ABC transporter substrate-binding protein, translating into MEDKNSTSFTKDLLFHLETIDCISQSYQFISTTHHTIIHFTDGNGTLTIDEIPYLVTKGKIFLVQPHSIIDFSDITNGFRFYKISFSAFQLIKGPSPYVGPIFSEQVEYTLYPTTRFTRLTEDLYTMKPHSDYLKQQVVLYELLHLLFEHQLHMDYQVNITKAVEQTIDYIHKYYQQSLPVKKLAELAHIAQWQYSAIFQTLTGKKPLDYITDLRLKNAKELLLQTNEPLKDIAQQVGFDDEYYFNRRFRQVVGIPPKQFARQYKQRTIVKDWTGHEVEIPASPHRIIYHGETFGDMLIFNVQPIGGDKKSISKSFYKNHVPYVQDVAFPINVEKSSKLNPDLIIFTNNDEQQYQALSSIAPTITLNSWDSLDERILLLGEWLGQQQRAENWLARFRIQENSMWQQLQTVVKPGETATVFTFDHGKRLFVMGCTGLSPALFHPYGFQPHRQVNKLLQAGKGYKEIPIDHFPQYAGDRIFMLLSDKPESQKATMELLNSDSWKELSAVQNNHAYLIDATKWNYSDAFTREKLLGALPKLLVNVK